The DNA region cagcgcaAGAGGAGGAAGTCGGCGACGCCGGACCCTAAGGAGAAGCAGACCTGTGGTAAGAGCCtctggggggggtcgggggggtcggGGGTTCCCGGCCCCACGCCGCAAGCGCTCACCGCCCTCCCCGCTTCCCTCAGACATCCGCCTGCGAGTCCGAGCCGAGTACTGCCAGCACGAGACGGCGCTCCAAGGCAACGTCTTCTCCAACAAGCAGGACCCCCTGGAGCGTCAGTTCGAACGCTTCAACCAGGCCAACACCATCCTGAAGTCCCGGGACCTGGGCTCCATCATCTGTGACATAAAATTCTCAGAGCTCACCTACCTCGACGCGTTCTGGCGTGATTACATCAACGGCTCTTTGCTGGAAGCCCTCAAGGGCGTCTTCATCACGGACTCGCTCAAACAAGCCGTGGGCCACGAAGCCATCAAACTGCTGGTCAATGTGGACGAGGAGGATTACGAGGTCGGGCGCCAGAAACTCCTGAGGAACTTGATGCTGCAGACGGCTCCCTGACGGCTGCTCGGTGGGATccaagctttttccttctcttcttttttttttttcttttttttttttttttttctaaaagaagaggaaaagatgatTGAAACCCCCGCCCGGTACTGTGCAACTCTGGGTTTGGAGCCGCAGGGAGCGCCGGAGGCTTACGTGTTTCCTcacccctctcctgtcctgtcaCCTCCTCTctcactttgttttccttttttctcttttattttgtatccattaaaaacaaacaaacaaacaaaaggcaaaaatccTGCCTGGGGCGCGTCAGTGACGGGGCTGGGCGAGCCGGGGGGGCTCGGCGGAGGTTTGTACCGGGGTGGGCTCGGCCCCGTGGTGCCCGCGCCGGGTGCAGGGCTGGCTttgtccccctcctgcccctgtgTCACCGTCCCGGGGGGGCTCCGCATGCCGGGGGATGCCCCGCGGGCAGCGTCCCCCCCCCGTTTCCTCCCCAAATAACGCCCCCGCCGCCTCAGTGGGTTTCTCAGGAGTACAGCCGTCCCCTCGCCGGGCTGCGTCCCCACAGCATCCCCTGGACCATGTGCCTTCGTGTCCCCCTCCcctgcggggggccgggggggaggacCAGCGCCGAGGGACGCCCCGAAATCTCTTGCCTGTCCCCTCcgcctcttccctcccctcggcggctgcctggctctgtccctccctgctccagctggcaACTGGGACAAGGGGCAGGTTGGGGCGGCGCGATCTGCCTGTTGCTGGCAGCGGGCAGCCgagcccctgcctgcaccctgcctgcacgtGTTGGAGGGCGGCCGGCAGCGTGCCGTCCTTGGCCGCGGCCACCGGCCCACGCCCTGGCTCCCCGTCCCCGGAGAGCCCCTGAAATGGccgccccccccgctgccggTTGTCCCCAgcggggattttttttccagctccatcctggtttttgtggtttttctccctgtctctgcTCGGCTGCTGGTGGGTGCAGACCCCCTCCAGGGTGGGGGCAGCCCCCCGGGACTCAGGGTGCGAATGGCCCCGCCCCGGGCACGCAGCCCCCCTCCGCTCACGGATGATTCTGGCACAACTTGGTGTAAATTCTGtgacttctgtattttttaaacttcaatATAACGGTCATATTCCCTCTGTAGCTTCGGGTTTCTTGAAATAAACATCTACTGCAGCGCCTGGCTCCTTCCTTCTGCCCCTGCCCGCACCGGGgggaccccagacccccccagcagcctgggggcttgggggggacaCCAAAAAAGAGGGGGCACGCCCCCCTGGctgcggcacagggggacggggagccCTGTGCTCGTCTTGCTGCCGCATTTCGGGGAGAAACGGCCTGAAACGGAGCAGATCTGGCCCTGCTCTGGATTTTACCGTACCAGGGAGGGGCTCATGGCGCTGGcgccagccccgcggccgccaCGGTGCCGTAGAGGTCGGGCCGGCGGTGGCCGTGCACCGGGATCTCCCGGCGGACGCGGTGCAGGTAGTCGAGGTCGATCTCGGCGTAGCAGAGCCCGGGTCCCTCGCGGCACTGGGCCACCACGGCGCCCCAGGGGTCCACCACCAGCGCGTGGCCGTAGGACGTCCGGCGCTCGTGGTTCTTCCCGGTCTGGGCGGCCGCCACCACGTAGCACTGGCTCTCGATGGCCCGGGCCCGCAGCAGCACCTGTCGGGGGACGCGGCACTGCCGGCGGTGCCAGACCGCAGCCCCCGGGGGGACGTGGGGCGGAGAGCGGGGTTTGGGTGGGGGCACCGCGGCCGGGCTGGCTGTGCCACCTGCCCCTTAAATACCCAAAAAAGCTTTTTATCTTAAATTTCTCGGCTGTGGCAGCATTTGTCCCTGCTTGCTTGCTGCTGGAGATGATGGGGGTGAGGGCTCGGCCCCGATCTGACAGCCCCTGGGgcgtccccagccccgcgggggggagaggctggagctgccggggccGAGCTCACCTCCCAGTGCGCCGAGCCCGTGGGGACGGTGAAGGCCGAGGGGTAGGTGAGGATCTCGGCGCCGGCACGCCGCAGCGCCAGCGAGATCTCGGGGAAGCGCAGGTCGTAGCAGATGGAGAGGCCGAGCTGGCGGGGACGAGGAGGGGACGTCGGCGAGGACgtggcgcccggccccggggggctccgggCAGAGGTTAGGGGACAGCGGAGGGGACTCGGGGCTCAAGCACAGGGAGCCCCTCGCTCCGCAGGGACCCCGAGGGTCCCCAGAGGCGCCCGTCCGCCCCGTACCTTCCCTGCCGGCGTGCTGACCGGGGGCACGATCTCGGTGCCGGGGTTGGTGAAGCCGCTCTCCTTCATGGTGACGCGTCCCTCCAGCTCCACGTCACACAGGTGGGTTTTCCTGTAGGCAGCCACGAGGCGGCCTGGGGACAAAAGGGTGCGAGGGGGGACACGTCCGCGGCGGCCGGGGACCCCCGctcggcggggcagggccgggggctctCACCTGCGGGGTCCAGCAGCGCGTGGCAGTTGTAGATGCGCTGCGTGGTCGGCCAGTCCCGGCCGCGCTCGTGGAAGCCGCCCAGGGACAGCCACACGCCGCAGTCCCTGGGGAGAGGGACCCGGCGTCACCCCGGCTCTGCCGGGGATCCCGCagccggcagcggcggctccATCCCCGCCACGCTGGTCTGCGGGACGAGCACGGGGGGGACCCCGCCGGTACCTGGCCAGCTCGGCGTAGCGTCCCATGAGGTCCCCGTCCAGGCCCTCGGCCAGGCTGAGGGTCTGCGCCGTGTCAGAGCCGATGTAGTCGAAGCCCTCGGGGAGGAAGACGAGGCAGGCGCCGCGACGAGCCGCCTCCCGCACCAGCCCGGCGCAGGCGGCGAAGTTCAGCTCCTTGTCCGGCGTGGAGGTGACCTGGCCCACGGCCACCAGCGGCTTCAGCCCCGGGGGACCCGCCATGGCGCGGGGTGGGCGCGGGGAGCTGCGGCACAGCGCGGACGTCAGCCCCGGGGACGCGGGCAGCCCCGTGGGGACCGGGTCACCCCCCGCGTGCCCGGGGTACCTGCCCGGGGTACTGGAGCTGTGCGGGCGTCTCGGGGTGCGCAGGggggccaggagcaggcagcgcAGCGGGGTCCGGGGCACCGCTctcagcctggggcaggggggaccccggggtggggaggggggtcacGGCTCCTGCCTtgtccctgtgctgggggggcacggccAAGGGGACAGCACCGGCCCCCACGCAGGGGCCTGTGGGTGGCTGTCACCGGACAGCCCCCTCCTGCGGCTCCACTGCCCCCAGCCCGCCTGCAGCGCCCGGTcagacccccaaactgcccccagACCCCTCAaactgcccccagcacccccaaactgcccccagaccccccaaactgcccccagcagcccccaactGCCCCCAGCACCTTCAaactgcccccagcacccccaaactgcccccagcagccccccaactgcccccagcagcccccaactgccccagcaccccccaatTGCCCCCAGCACCTTCAaactgcccccagctctgccccaggtcAGACCCCAActgccccagccccctcaaactgcccccagcacccccagttgCCCCCAGCTCCGCCCCACCTCAGCCCCCCACCTGACCCCaggccctcccagcccccccaatcGCCCAGTTTGCCCCTAATCTCCTCCCGCACCACTCCAATCGTCTCCCgcgccccccacctgccccccggcccccccggcccgtACATGCCCCGCCGGCGGCACCGAGGGGACGCGGGCAAAGTCCCCCCTCAGCCGCGCCCGCAGCAAAGATGGCGCCGGCACCGCCTCACCGGGCAGCGCCGCTGCCCTCTTCCAAGATGGCgcccggccgggctcccccccCGTTTCCGGCCAGCGCCGGAAggggcgcggccggcggcgcgggacggggggggggaagatggcGGACAGCGCGaaggggcggccggcggcggcgcccggtGGGAAAGCGCTGACGGCGGAGCAGgtccgggccggggggcggcggggggcggcgccctggccccggggggggagtccggtccctggccccggggggaggggtccctggccccggggggggtcccgggcaggcccctggcactggggggggtcccgggcaggCCTCGGGAGCTGGGGGGGGTTCCCGGTACCGGGGGGGGTTCCCGGGCAGGCCCCTGGCACCGGGAGGGGGGGTCCCGGATAGGACCCTGGCCCCGGGGGGGCGTCCCGGGCAGGCCtcgggagctggggggggtcccgggcaggCCCCTGGcaccggggggggtcccgggtagGCCTCGGGcgctgggtggggggtcccatccccgtccccatccccgtccccatcccggtccccgtccccgcaggtGGTGGCCCGGTTCAACCGCCTGCGGCAGGAGCAGCGGGGCCTGGCCTCGAAGGCGgccgagctggagctggagctgaaCGAGcacaggtgggatgggggggcCGGGCCTGGGAGGGGGGGTCTGGGCCGCGGGGGCCTTGGCcgcctcaccctcctcttcctcccagcctGGTCATCGAGACGCTGCGGGAGGTGGACCCCACGCGGAAGTGTTACCGCATGGTGGGCGGCATCTTGGTGGAGCGCACCGTCAAGGAGGTGCTGCCGGCCCTGGAGAGCAACAAGGAGCAGGTgaggggctccccccgccccggggacccccggagcccccccgggacccagccccgctcccagccgcTCCCCCCTCACCCTGCTCTCTCGGCCCCCCTCTGCCCTTTCCCCAGATCAGCAAAATCATCGAGACGCTGAACCAGCAGCTGCAGGCGAAGGGCCGGGAGCTGAACGAGTTCCGGGAGAAGCACAACATTCGCCTGGTGGGCGAGGACGACCCCAAGCAGCCCCCCAAGGAGGGGGGCGAGGGGGCCGGGGCCAAGGGCAGCTCGGCCGGCGTCCTGGTCTCCTAGCTCCCCCCCCCGCTGGTGTTTAGCGTTGCTCGTGTCgtgtttttgttaaataaatgtgtttttttttcctttggtcacCGGCCAAGCGTGGGCGCTGAGGGTGGCTGCCACTTCCcgggctgcagggtggaggagggggggcaggaaaggggggTGCAGCCCCGGGGGAGGGCCAGACCCCCTGGCTTGGCTCACCGCAGGGTGACCCAGTGCCACCGTCCCCCCTGGCCGGGGGGAGGTGGCACCTGGGGGGCGTTGGGGGAGGCAGATGGCGGCTCCGGGCCGGCCTCGGCCACTGTTTTCTTGCTCTGGCTGCTAAAAATACTCCATGGTGTTTCCCTGGGGGCGGCTGCCGCCAGCCCGGCCAGGgttggggcagccccggccccccccggcccccccggcagccGTGGGATCGCAGccagtgctggagctgctgccccgGCCTCGCGTGGGGGGAGaacccccccccagtgcctgaAACGCTgcggggggaccccaaaaccggGGTGGTGGGTGCCTCGGGGGGGGCGTGCGcacgcgtgtgctgctgggggctgcggaCAGGCGTGGACACGGGTGCACACCCCgaaaggcagggacaggggatgggggggcaggtCCCTGGGGGGACACAGGCACCCCGGGACACACACCcaggaggggacggggacccggtggtggcagcgggggggggagggtgtcacCGTCGCCCTGAGCGAGGCAGAGGTCGGCGCGTGCCGGTGCGCGCCGGCGCGtggcaccccagggtgcggtggtggcggggggggcaggaggggacgtgGCCGCTGTTGACTGTACGCAGCCCCCACCCACGGCGTCGCCCGCCACCGGGCCCGGCCGGTTCCCCGCGGCCGCTGGCCCCATATAACGCCGGTgacgccggggctgccgggggacGCcatggaggggagcggggggccgCGGCTGGCGGAGGCCGAGCGGGAGAGTCTGCTGGGCTCTGTCCACGGCGTCTCGGGGCCCGGTACCGccggcggggacacggggacggggaccCCAAGGGCCTTTTTGGCCCCCAAATGGGatctgggggggaaggggatgggggagcacccGGGGAAGGTcgtggggaggggacgggggaggTCGGGGTTGGGGATGGGTTGGGGACAGGGGAGCCGCCGGGGGTGGTGGTTGGGGCCGGGTGGGGGTGACGGTGGCGTGTCCCCGCAGTGGTGACGGCCACCCGCATGGCGGGGGCGGCCATGTACGAGCTGGTGCGCGTGGGGCACGCCGAGCTGGTGGGGGAGATCATCCGGCTGGAGGGGGACATGGCCACCCTCCAGGTCTACGAGGAGACCTGTATCCTGCCGGCACcgcctgtccccacgtcccctccccacccctccgtcctcccccggcccctccccaccacccctgcccttccctgtcccccccatcctcGCGTCTCCCCTGTCCTGTCTTGTCCCCCCTCCCCTCATCCTGTCCCCCcgcccctctccctcctgcccttccctgtccccgcgtcctcccctgtcccccctgtccctcCCATCTCCCCGTTCTGCCCTTCCCTTCcgccctgtccccctccctgcctgcccctggccCCCCTCCCGTCCCTCTGGTCcccctgtcctgtcctgtccctgccATCCTCCGCTGTCCCAttctcctgtcccctccctgtcgcCCCTGTTCCCTGTCCCCCTCTCttgccccccccgccctcccatcCTGCCCAGTCCCGCTGTCCCGTTCCCccattccctccctgtccccccatcctGTCCTGttgcccctgtccccccgtcctaccccctccctgtccctcccagccccccatcccccccgtccccccaccttTTCccgcccctccgctcccctcaCCCCGTCCCGGTCCCCATCTCGCCGGTGGCCTTTCCTGagcgcgggggcagcgggggtgCGGGTGGGGGACCCGGTGCTGCGCACGGGGAAGCCGCTCTCGGTGGAGCTGGGGCCCGGCATCCTGGGCTCCATCTTCGACGGGATCCAGCGCCCGCTGCGGGACATCGCCCAGCTCACCCGCAGCATCTACATCCCACGGGGCACCAAcgtccccgcgctgccccggcacctcgCCTGGGACTTCGCCCCCAGCAAGGACGTCCGGGTGCGTGTCCCCGCCTGTctcctggggacacggggacgtggggacgccCCTTCTCCCGGCACCCCCGGAGGGGGACGCAGCCCGTTGGGGTCCCGCATCCTCACGGCCACCCCCCGCCAGGTCGGGAGCCACGTCACCGGCGGTGACATCTACGGGACGGTGGCCGAGAACTCGCTCATCCAGCACAAGATCATGGTgcccccccgcagccggggcaCCGTCACCTACGTCGCACCCCCCGGGCACTACAGCGTCTCGGTAAGGGCGGGTGATGGGTGCGCGGTGTCGGGGTGATGGGTGCCGGGGTCCCCtgtccccgctgccctgcccgcccctccCGTCCCCGCAGGACGTGGTGCTGGAGCTGGACTTCCAGGGCAGCGCGGAGAAGCTGACCATGCTGCAGGTCTGGCCGGTGAGACAGACCCGGCCCGTGGCCGAGAAGCTGCCGGCGAATCACCCGCTGCTGACGGGGCAGCGGGTGCTGGACGCCCTCTTCCCgtagggacggggacggggaggggtgggggacaaggggggggacGGAGATAGAGCTGGAGATGGggactggggacagggatggggttggggacagggatgggggacagggatacgggatgggagacagggatggggacagggagaggagatgggggacagggacagggatgggggacggggatgggggacagggacagggatgggggacagggatgggggacagggatggatgggggacagggatacgggatgggagacagggatggggacagggagaggagatgggggacagggacagggatggggacagggacggggatgggggacagggacggggatgggggacggggatgggggacagggacagggatgggggacggggatgggggacagggacagggaggggggacagggatgagggacagggatggatgggggacagggatacgggatgggagacagggatggggacagggagaggagatgggggacagggacaggaatggggacagggagaggagatgggggacagggacagggatgggggacagggatggggatggggaacAGGGACAGAGATGAGgaacggggacagggacagggataggTGACAGGGATAAGAATGGGGTTGGGGCTGGGAACAGGGACAGGAACCGGGATGGGGACAGTCCTGCCAGGGAAGAAGAGGACAGGGCGGGGGCTGGTGGGTATCACGGGGGGGTCACACTCCAGACAGTCCCCAGGAGGGGACAAGGACGGGGGTGTGGAAGGGGACAGGGGTCCATCCCGCCTCCATGGGGACGGTGTCAGGGGCCCGTCTCCCCTCCGCGGCCACCGCTCTCCGCCGTCCCCACGCGTCCCCACCCCCAGGTGCGTGCAGGGCGGCACCACGGCCATCCCGGGCGCCTTCGGCTGCGGCAAAACCGTCATCTCCCAGTCCCTGTCCAAGTACTCCAACAGCGACATCATCGTCTACGTGGGCTGCGGCGAGCGGGGCAACGAGATGTCCGAGGTCCTGCGGGACTTCCCCGAGGTGGGGACAGGTGGGGTGAGGGCCAgccgggcgccgcggggccggtgGCCGGGCGGTGACGGCGACGCCGTCCCCAGCTCACCATGGAGGTGGACGGGAGGACGGAGACCATCATGAAGCGCACGACGCTGGTGGCCAACACCTCCAACATGCCGGTGGCCGCCCGCGAAGCCTCCATCTACACCggtgggccgggggctgccgcg from Calonectris borealis chromosome 29, bCalBor7.hap1.2, whole genome shotgun sequence includes:
- the NIT1 gene encoding deaminated glutathione amidase isoform X3, which codes for MYGPGGPGGSSPRPPRAMAGPPGLKPLVAVGQVTSTPDKELNFAACAGLVREAARRGACLVFLPEGFDYIGSDTAQTLSLAEGLDGDLMGRYAELARDCGVWLSLGGFHERGRDWPTTQRIYNCHALLDPAGRLVAAYRKTHLCDVELEGRVTMKESGFTNPGTEIVPPVSTPAGKLGLSICYDLRFPEISLALRRAGAEILTYPSAFTVPTGSAHWEVLLRARAIESQCYVVAAAQTGKNHERRTSYGHALVVDPWGAVVAQCREGPGLCYAEIDLDYLHRVRREIPVHGHRRPDLYGTVAAAGLAPAP
- the NIT1 gene encoding deaminated glutathione amidase isoform X1 translates to MYGPGGPGGRLRAVPRTPLRCLLLAPLRTPRRPHSSSTPGSSPRPPRAMAGPPGLKPLVAVGQVTSTPDKELNFAACAGLVREAARRGACLVFLPEGFDYIGSDTAQTLSLAEGLDGDLMGRYAELARDCGVWLSLGGFHERGRDWPTTQRIYNCHALLDPAGRLVAAYRKTHLCDVELEGRVTMKESGFTNPGTEIVPPVSTPAGKLGLSICYDLRFPEISLALRRAGAEILTYPSAFTVPTGSAHWEVLLRARAIESQCYVVAAAQTGKNHERRTSYGHALVVDPWGAVVAQCREGPGLCYAEIDLDYLHRVRREIPVHGHRRPDLYGTVAAAGLAPAP
- the PFDN2 gene encoding prefoldin subunit 2, whose protein sequence is MADSAKGRPAAAPGGKALTAEQVVARFNRLRQEQRGLASKAAELELELNEHSLVIETLREVDPTRKCYRMVGGILVERTVKEVLPALESNKEQISKIIETLNQQLQAKGRELNEFREKHNIRLVGEDDPKQPPKEGGEGAGAKGSSAGVLVS
- the NIT1 gene encoding deaminated glutathione amidase isoform X2, translating into MLRAVPRTPLRCLLLAPLRTPRRPHSSSTPGSSPRPPRAMAGPPGLKPLVAVGQVTSTPDKELNFAACAGLVREAARRGACLVFLPEGFDYIGSDTAQTLSLAEGLDGDLMGRYAELARDCGVWLSLGGFHERGRDWPTTQRIYNCHALLDPAGRLVAAYRKTHLCDVELEGRVTMKESGFTNPGTEIVPPVSTPAGKLGLSICYDLRFPEISLALRRAGAEILTYPSAFTVPTGSAHWEVLLRARAIESQCYVVAAAQTGKNHERRTSYGHALVVDPWGAVVAQCREGPGLCYAEIDLDYLHRVRREIPVHGHRRPDLYGTVAAAGLAPAP
- the LOC142094036 gene encoding V-type proton ATPase catalytic subunit A-like; its protein translation is MEGSGGPRLAEAERESLLGSVHGVSGPVVTATRMAGAAMYELVRVGHAELVGEIIRLEGDMATLQVYEETSGVRVGDPVLRTGKPLSVELGPGILGSIFDGIQRPLRDIAQLTRSIYIPRGTNVPALPRHLAWDFAPSKDVRVGSHVTGGDIYGTVAENSLIQHKIMVPPRSRGTVTYVAPPGHYSVSDVVLELDFQGSAEKLTMLQVWPVRQTRPVAEKLPANHPLLTGQRVLDALFPCVQGGTTAIPGAFGCGKTVISQSLSKYSNSDIIVYVGCGERGNEMSEVLRDFPELTMEVDGRTETIMKRTTLVANTSNMPVAAREASIYTGITLSEYFRDMGHHVSMMADSTSRWAEALREISGRLAEMPADSGYPAYLGARLASFYERAGRARCLGSPARQGSVSIVGAVSPPGGDFSDPVTSATLGIVQVFWGLDKKLAQRKHFPSVNWLISYSRYLRALEPHYEGLHPEFPALRRRAREILQEEEELAEIVQLVGKASLAEADKVTLEVAKLLKDDFLQQNGYSSYDRFCPFYKTVGMLHNMVTFYELARHAVEATAPGERRVTWATIRENLGDILYKLSAMKFKDPVKDGEANITAAFAQLNEEMQAAFRNLED
- the NIT1 gene encoding deaminated glutathione amidase isoform X4, with protein sequence MAGPPGLKPLVAVGQVTSTPDKELNFAACAGLVREAARRGACLVFLPEGFDYIGSDTAQTLSLAEGLDGDLMGRYAELARDCGVWLSLGGFHERGRDWPTTQRIYNCHALLDPAGRLVAAYRKTHLCDVELEGRVTMKESGFTNPGTEIVPPVSTPAGKLGLSICYDLRFPEISLALRRAGAEILTYPSAFTVPTGSAHWEVLLRARAIESQCYVVAAAQTGKNHERRTSYGHALVVDPWGAVVAQCREGPGLCYAEIDLDYLHRVRREIPVHGHRRPDLYGTVAAAGLAPAP
- the NIT1 gene encoding deaminated glutathione amidase isoform X5: MLRAVPRTPLRCLLLAPLRTPRRPHSSSTPGSSPRPPRAMAGPPGLKPLVAVGQVTSTPDKELNFAACAGLVREAARRGACLVFLPEGFDYIGSDTAQTLSLAEGLDGDLMGRYAELARDCGVWLSLGGFHERGRDWPTTQRIYNCHALLDPAGRLVAAYRKTHLCDVELEGRVTMKESGFTNPGTEIVPPVSTPAGKVLLRARAIESQCYVVAAAQTGKNHERRTSYGHALVVDPWGAVVAQCREGPGLCYAEIDLDYLHRVRREIPVHGHRRPDLYGTVAAAGLAPAP